One region of Gossypium raimondii isolate GPD5lz chromosome 6, ASM2569854v1, whole genome shotgun sequence genomic DNA includes:
- the LOC105774822 gene encoding fasciclin-like arabinogalactan protein 3, which produces MGVSANANTGAFLLFFIAAILLALSTTCTALNITKSLAPYSDYSTLSDLFRKTKLTDAINRRQTITILALDNSSIQSITDRSSDELRKILMNHIILDYYDRQKIQKLGKKSALLTTLYQTTGSAINQQGFVNITRIARGEVVFGSAVKGAPLVGKLLGSVISQPFNLSVLHISTPIVAPGIGDAILAPPPPPGSSKPPAAAPKKSPSSPGPSEEEEDEDEAESPSPSESPAESPKAGKAKAKSRSESPPEPDSDEDDDAEEPTSSASSRVVWLRVGVAAVIGLIASLVAF; this is translated from the coding sequence ATGGGTGTGAGTGCGAATGCCAATACCGGAGCCTTCCTCCTCTTCTTCATTGCTGCAATCTTGCTGGCCTTGTCCACTACCTGTACAGCTTTAAACATCACTAAGTCGCTTGCGCCGTACTCTGATTACAGCACTCTCAGCGATCTTTTCAGAAAGACCAAGCTGACTGATGCTATAAACCGTCGCCAGACCATTACCATACTAGCCCTAGACAATAGTTCCATCCAATCCATCACAGACAGGTCCAGTGATGAACTGAGGAAGATTCTCATGAATCACATTATCCTCGACTATTACGATAGGCAAAAGATCCAAAAGCTTGGGAAGAAGAGCGCCCTCCTCACCACCTTGTATCAAACCACTGGTTCCGCTATCAATCAACAAGGTTTCGTCAACATTACCAGGATAGCACGGGGTGAGGTTGTGTTTGGCTCCGCCGTGAAGGGTGCACCCCTAGTTGGTAAGCTTTTGGGGTCTGTCATCTCCCAGCCTTTCAACTTATCTGTGCTTCACATTAGCACACCCATTGTAGCTCCTGGCATCGGAGATGCCATCCTTGCTCCTCCTCCACCACCGGGTTCTTCCAAGCCCCCGGCCGCTGCTCCCAAGAAGTCCCCCAGTTCCCCTGGTCCATCGgaggaagaggaggatgaaGATGAAGCGGAGTCCCCTTCACCATCAGAATCGCCGGCTGAATCTCCTAAGGCCGGGAAGGCGAAGGCGAAGTCCAGGTCGGAGTCGCCTCCTGAGCCCGATTCCGACGAAGACGATGACGCTGAAGAGCCTACATCTTCAGCTTCTTCTAGAGTAGTGTGGTTAAGGGTAGGCGTTGCAGCGGTTATAGGATTGATCGCAAGTTTAGTAGCATTCTGA
- the LOC105773036 gene encoding uncharacterized protein LOC105773036, translated as MAFKPFYERNLQSPTSYMEGVVVNTNWDDVICPICLDVPHNGVLLQCTSYEKGCRPFVCDTDHLHSNCLDRFKNANGMSCPSTSHTISTTTSIQLTVSEDDCKPACPLCRGEVTGWFVVDKARLLLDKKKRFCEAEQCSFAGTYSDLQKHAQLEHPHARPSRIDPARQLDWENLQQSSEIIDVLSTIHSEVPRGVVLGDYVIEYGEDESGDEFDDFPGEGNWWTSCILYQVFDNLRISRNRRRPRVTDSRRGNRRSSYASSNSDEGSVASVEYAEYRVDETDDEFVSRSAPSRGSFGYRSSPRRRSRFYDN; from the exons ATGGCGTTCAAACCTTTTTATGAAAGAAACCTCCAATCCCCTACTTCTTACATGGAGGGTGTTGTGGTGAATACCAATTGGGATGATGTGATTTGCCCGATATGTTTGGATGTCCCCCACAATGGTGTACTCCTCCAATGCACATCTTACGAGAAAGGTTGCCGTCCTTTTGTTTGTGACACAGACCACTTGCATTCAAATTGTTTGGATCGATTCAAAAATGCGAATGGGATGTCATGCCCTTCAACATCTCATACAATTTCTACAACAACAAGCATTCAGCTAACAGTATCTGAAGACGACTGCAAGCCTGCTTGCCCCTTATGTAGAGGGGAAGTCACCGGATGGTTTGTTGTTGATAAGGCTCGTCTACTTCTAGATAAGAAGAAGCGTTTTTGTGAGGCGGAGCAGTGCTCATTCGCAGGCACCTACTCAGACCTACAGAAGCATGCTCAATTAGAGCATCCCCATGCACGTCCTTCGAGAATCGATCCTGCTCGGCAGCTTGATTGGGAAAATCTTCAGCAGTCCTCTGAGATAATAGATGTTTTGAGCACTATACATTCAGAAGTCCCACGTGGGGTGGTTCTTGGGGACTATGTAATTGAATATGGTGAAGATGAATCTGGAGATGAGTTTGATGACTTCCCCGGTGAGGGCAACTGGTGGACCTCTTGTATTTTATATCAGGTGTTTGATAACTTGAGGATTTCTAGAAATAGAAGGAGACCAAGAGTGACCGATTCTAGAAGGGGAAATCGTCGATCTAGTTATGCTTCGTCAAATTCTGATGAGGGTTCAGTGGCTTCTGTAGAATATGCAGAATATAGAGTAGATGAGACTGATGATGAGTTTGTAAGCAGAAGTGCCCCCTCCCGAGGTAGCTTTGGCTACCGGAG TTCACCAAGACGTCGCTCCCGCTTTTATGACAATTGA
- the LOC105773034 gene encoding uncharacterized protein LOC105773034 isoform X2: protein MPRKVNYGLDYDDDYDDNYDEYDYGYEVNENETPPQKETIKHSVWRCSICTYDNDETMSSCDICGVLHGPLLNNSIYDKKRTANIFDLKSSRVSSTVVGRDEAVKVSSMRSDSSNQSTEKGKHNRLDEINILKNIEVGPPAGSRTSDNCSASVQEGWLGHVDESSVAVNLRSSGKSSLSLMPKERNVMVDDSSSSRNGGEANSLTSNLENISFAAKSGHSNDANPGRAISRAQYKPEKWMLPEKAEQSLTQLNLAIVGHVDSGKSTLSGRLLHLLGRISQKEMHKYEKEAKLQGKGSFAYAWALDESAEERERGITMTVAVAYFDSKRYHVVVLDSPGHKDFVPNMITGATQADASILVIDASIGSFEAGMDGTKGQTREHAQLIRSFGVDQLIVAVNKMDAVDYSKERFDLIISQLGAFLRSCGFKDSSVSWIPLSAVENQNLVSAPSDFRLFWYLGPNLLDAIDSFQPPTREFSKPLIMPICDVIKSPSQGQVSACGKLEAGAVRSGSKVLVMPSATIATVRSLERDSEACPIGRAGDNIAVSLNGIDGNHVMAGGVLCHPDFPIAFAKHLELKVLVLDGATPILIGSQLEFHIHHAKEAARVARISLLLDSKTGKVVKKAPRCILAKQSAVVEVILQEAVCVEEFSKCKVLGRVFLRTLGRTVAVGIVTRIVEEQQ, encoded by the exons ATGCCTCGAAAAGTTAACTATGGACTTGATTATGATGATGATTATGATGATAACTACGACGAATATGACTACGGATATGAAGTAAATGAAAATG AAACACCTCCCCAAAAAGAAACAATCAAACACAGTGTGTGGCGTTGCTCCATTTGTACATATGATAATGATGAAACCATGTCATCATGTGATATTTGTGGGGTTCTTCATGGTCCTTTGCTCAATAACTCCATCTATGATAAGAAGAGAACAG CCAATATTTTTGACTTAAAATCTTCCAGAGTTTCCTCGACTGTGGTTGGGAGGGATGAAGCTGTTAAAGTAAGTTCTATGAGATCAGATAGTTCAAATCAGTCAACAGAAAAAGGCAAGCACAATAGATTAGATGAGATTAATATTTTGAAGAATATAGAAGTTGGTCCACCAGCAGGTTCCAGAACTTCAGATAACTGTTCTGCTTCAGTGCAAGAAGGTTGGCTTGGTCATGTGGATGAAAGCAGTGTTGCAGTTAATCTGCGATCTAGCGGGAAAAGCTCTTTGTCATTGATgccaaaagaaagaaatgttATGGTGGATGATAGCAGCTCTTCAAGGAACGGAGGTGAGGCAAATAGTCTCACCAGTAATCTGGAAAATATTTCTTTTGCTGCTAAATCCGGGCACTCCAATGATGCAAACCCTGGAAGAGCAATTTCACGGGCACAGTATAAACCTGAAAAGTGGATGCTCCCTGAAAAAGCAGAACAGTCACTGACTCAACTAAATCTTGCAATT GTTGGGCATGTGGATTCGGGAAAATCGACGCTCTCTGGTAGACTGCTTCACCTTTTGGGAAGAATATCCCAAAAAGAAATGCACAAATATGAAAAGGAGGCCAAATTACAG GGAAAAGGATCCTTTGCTTATGCTTGGGCATTGGATGAAAGTGCTGAAGAAAGAGAAAGGGGAATTACTATGACTGTGGCTGTGgcttattttgattcaaaaagATATCATGTTGTTGTCCTTGACTCCCCAGGGCACAAAGACTTTGTTCCAAACATGATAACTGGGGCAACACAAGCTGATGCTTCAATTCTTGTAATAGATGCTTCTATTGGTTCATTTGAAGCTGGTATGGATGGCACCAAGGGGCAGACTAGGGAGCATGCACAACTCATCCGAAGTTTTGGCGTTGATCAACTTATAGTTGCTGTTAACAAAATGGATGCTGTAGATTATTCTAAGGAAAGGTTTGATTTGATAATATCACAGCTTGGGGCATTTCTCCGTTCTTGTGGCTTTAAGGATTCCTCTGTCTCTTGGATTCCATTGAGTGCTGTTGAAAACCAGAACTTAGTGTCTGCACCTTCGGATTTTCGACTATTCTG GTATCTTGGACCCAATCTGTTAGACGCGATTGATTCCTTCCAACCTCCTACTAGGGAGTTTTCAAAGCCTCTAATTATGCCTATATGTGATGTTATAAAGTCACCTTCACAAGGGCAGGTGTCTGCATGTGGCAAGTTGGAGGCTGGAGCTGTAAGAAGCGGATCAAAG GTTTTAGTTATGCCATCTGCAACTATAGCAACTGTGCGTTCATTGGAGCGTGATTCCGAAGCTTGCCCAATTGGAAGGGCTGGAGATAATATAGCTGTCAGCCTGAATGGAATAGACGGAAACCATGTGATGGCTGGTGGTGTGTTATGTCATCCTGAttttccaattgcatttgcaaaaCATTTGGAGTTGAAGGTGCTTGTTTTGGACGGTGCAACTCCAATTTTAATTGGTTCTCAG TTGGAGTTTCACATACACCATGCAAAGGAGGCTGCAAGAGTTGCAAGGATATCATTGTTACTTGATTCAAAGACTGGGAAAGTTGTGAAGAAAGCACCCCGCTGCATTCTTGCTAAGCAGAGTGCAGTTGTTGAG GTGATTTTGCAGGAAGCGGTTTGCGTGGAAGAGTTTTCGAAATGCAAAGTCCTTGGAAGGGTGTTTCTTAGGACATTAGGAAGAACGGTTGCTGTGGGCATCGTGACCCGAATAGTGGAGGAGCAGCAATAG
- the LOC105774859 gene encoding COP9 signalosome complex subunit 5b: MDSAIAQKTWELENNILAVEAPDPSSDFIFYYDEVAQAMSLKAKPWGNDPHFFKRVKISALALLKMVIHARTGGPIEVMGLMQGKTGGDAIIVMDAFALPVEGTETRVNAQADAYEYMVDYSQTNKQAGRLENVVGWYHSHPGYGCWLSGIDVSTQMLNQQFQEPFLAVVIDPTRTVSAGKVDIGAFRTYPEGYKPTDDPISEYQTIPLNKIEDFGVHCKQYYALNITYFKSSLDCHLLDLLWNKYWVNTLSSSPLLGNGDYVAGQLSDLAEKLEQAENHLTHSRIGPLGTSRKKEESHLGKITRDSSKITVEQAHGLMSQVIKDILFNSVRQSK; this comes from the exons ATGGATTCCGCAATAGCCCAGAAAACATGGGAGTTAGAGAACAATATACTAGCAGTGGAAGCGCCTGACCCTTCATCCGACTTCATATTTTACTACGACGAGGTGGCTCAAGCCATGTCCCTCAAAGCCAAGCCTTGGGGCAATGATCCCCACTTTTTCAAACGCGTTAAGATCTCCGCCCTCGCTCTCCTCAAGATGGTCATCCACGCCCGCACTGGTGGCCCCATTGAGGTCATGGGCCTCATGCAAGGCAAGACCGGTGGCGATGCCATCATTGTCATGGACGCCTTTGCTTTGCCTGTTGAAGGCACAGAAACCAGGGTCAATGCTCAGGCCGATGCCTACGAGTATATGGTCGATTATTCCCAGACCAACAAGCAG GCTGGTCGATTAGAGAATGTTGTTGGATGGTACCATTCTCATCCAGGGTACGGTTGCTGGCTCTCTGGAATCGATGTTTCAACCCAAATGCTTAACCAGCAATTTCAGGAACCTTTCCTGGCGGTTGTAATTGATCCAACCAGGACTGTTTCTGCTGGAAAAGTCGACATTGGTGCTTTCAGGACATACCCTGAAGGTTATAAACCTACTGATGATCCCATCTCAGAGTACCAAACCATTCCTCTCAACAAAATCGAAGACTTTGGCGTCCACTGTAAACAG TATTATGCTTTGAATATCACTTATTTCAAGTCCTCTCTTGATTGTCATCTCTTGGATTTGTTATGGAACAAGTACTGGGTCAATACCCTTTCTTCTTCACCTCTTCTTGGCAATGGAGATTATGTTGCTGGACAACTTTCAGATTTAG CTGAAAAGCTGGAGCAAGCAGAGAATCATTTGACACATTCTCGTATTGGTCCCCTGGGGACCTCTCGAAAGAAG GAAGAATCACATCTTGGTAAGATTACGAGAGATAGTTCAAAGATAACAGTAGAGCAAGCCCATGGTTTAATGTCACAG GTTATCAAAGACATCCTTTTCAACTCGGTTAGACAGTCAAAATAG
- the LOC105772376 gene encoding flowering-promoting factor 1-like protein 2 produces MSGVWVFNNGVYRLESSPKRRVLVHLPSGEAVSSYSSLENILRGLGWERYYGGDPDFYQYHKHSSIDLISLPKDFSKFGSVHMYDIVVKNPNVFHVRDM; encoded by the coding sequence atgtcAGGAGTGTGGGTGTTTAACAATGGTGTATACCGGTTGGAAAGCAGTCCGAAGAGAAGGGTGTTGGTACACTTACCATCAGGTGAGGCAGTATCATCCTACTCATCTCTTGAGAATATATTGAGAGGATTGGGGTGGGAGAGGTACTACGGGGGTGACCCTGACTTCTATCAATACCACAAGCACTCTTCCATTGACCTCATTTCACTTCCTAAGGACTTTTCCAAGTTCGGCTCCGTTCACATGTATGACATTGTCGTTAAGAATCCCAATGTCTTCCACGTAAGGGATATGTAA
- the LOC105773034 gene encoding uncharacterized protein LOC105773034 isoform X1 — protein MPRKVNYGLDYDDDYDDNYDEYDYGYEVNENAETPPQKETIKHSVWRCSICTYDNDETMSSCDICGVLHGPLLNNSIYDKKRTANIFDLKSSRVSSTVVGRDEAVKVSSMRSDSSNQSTEKGKHNRLDEINILKNIEVGPPAGSRTSDNCSASVQEGWLGHVDESSVAVNLRSSGKSSLSLMPKERNVMVDDSSSSRNGGEANSLTSNLENISFAAKSGHSNDANPGRAISRAQYKPEKWMLPEKAEQSLTQLNLAIVGHVDSGKSTLSGRLLHLLGRISQKEMHKYEKEAKLQGKGSFAYAWALDESAEERERGITMTVAVAYFDSKRYHVVVLDSPGHKDFVPNMITGATQADASILVIDASIGSFEAGMDGTKGQTREHAQLIRSFGVDQLIVAVNKMDAVDYSKERFDLIISQLGAFLRSCGFKDSSVSWIPLSAVENQNLVSAPSDFRLFWYLGPNLLDAIDSFQPPTREFSKPLIMPICDVIKSPSQGQVSACGKLEAGAVRSGSKVLVMPSATIATVRSLERDSEACPIGRAGDNIAVSLNGIDGNHVMAGGVLCHPDFPIAFAKHLELKVLVLDGATPILIGSQLEFHIHHAKEAARVARISLLLDSKTGKVVKKAPRCILAKQSAVVEVILQEAVCVEEFSKCKVLGRVFLRTLGRTVAVGIVTRIVEEQQ, from the exons ATGCCTCGAAAAGTTAACTATGGACTTGATTATGATGATGATTATGATGATAACTACGACGAATATGACTACGGATATGAAGTAAATGAAAATG CAGAAACACCTCCCCAAAAAGAAACAATCAAACACAGTGTGTGGCGTTGCTCCATTTGTACATATGATAATGATGAAACCATGTCATCATGTGATATTTGTGGGGTTCTTCATGGTCCTTTGCTCAATAACTCCATCTATGATAAGAAGAGAACAG CCAATATTTTTGACTTAAAATCTTCCAGAGTTTCCTCGACTGTGGTTGGGAGGGATGAAGCTGTTAAAGTAAGTTCTATGAGATCAGATAGTTCAAATCAGTCAACAGAAAAAGGCAAGCACAATAGATTAGATGAGATTAATATTTTGAAGAATATAGAAGTTGGTCCACCAGCAGGTTCCAGAACTTCAGATAACTGTTCTGCTTCAGTGCAAGAAGGTTGGCTTGGTCATGTGGATGAAAGCAGTGTTGCAGTTAATCTGCGATCTAGCGGGAAAAGCTCTTTGTCATTGATgccaaaagaaagaaatgttATGGTGGATGATAGCAGCTCTTCAAGGAACGGAGGTGAGGCAAATAGTCTCACCAGTAATCTGGAAAATATTTCTTTTGCTGCTAAATCCGGGCACTCCAATGATGCAAACCCTGGAAGAGCAATTTCACGGGCACAGTATAAACCTGAAAAGTGGATGCTCCCTGAAAAAGCAGAACAGTCACTGACTCAACTAAATCTTGCAATT GTTGGGCATGTGGATTCGGGAAAATCGACGCTCTCTGGTAGACTGCTTCACCTTTTGGGAAGAATATCCCAAAAAGAAATGCACAAATATGAAAAGGAGGCCAAATTACAG GGAAAAGGATCCTTTGCTTATGCTTGGGCATTGGATGAAAGTGCTGAAGAAAGAGAAAGGGGAATTACTATGACTGTGGCTGTGgcttattttgattcaaaaagATATCATGTTGTTGTCCTTGACTCCCCAGGGCACAAAGACTTTGTTCCAAACATGATAACTGGGGCAACACAAGCTGATGCTTCAATTCTTGTAATAGATGCTTCTATTGGTTCATTTGAAGCTGGTATGGATGGCACCAAGGGGCAGACTAGGGAGCATGCACAACTCATCCGAAGTTTTGGCGTTGATCAACTTATAGTTGCTGTTAACAAAATGGATGCTGTAGATTATTCTAAGGAAAGGTTTGATTTGATAATATCACAGCTTGGGGCATTTCTCCGTTCTTGTGGCTTTAAGGATTCCTCTGTCTCTTGGATTCCATTGAGTGCTGTTGAAAACCAGAACTTAGTGTCTGCACCTTCGGATTTTCGACTATTCTG GTATCTTGGACCCAATCTGTTAGACGCGATTGATTCCTTCCAACCTCCTACTAGGGAGTTTTCAAAGCCTCTAATTATGCCTATATGTGATGTTATAAAGTCACCTTCACAAGGGCAGGTGTCTGCATGTGGCAAGTTGGAGGCTGGAGCTGTAAGAAGCGGATCAAAG GTTTTAGTTATGCCATCTGCAACTATAGCAACTGTGCGTTCATTGGAGCGTGATTCCGAAGCTTGCCCAATTGGAAGGGCTGGAGATAATATAGCTGTCAGCCTGAATGGAATAGACGGAAACCATGTGATGGCTGGTGGTGTGTTATGTCATCCTGAttttccaattgcatttgcaaaaCATTTGGAGTTGAAGGTGCTTGTTTTGGACGGTGCAACTCCAATTTTAATTGGTTCTCAG TTGGAGTTTCACATACACCATGCAAAGGAGGCTGCAAGAGTTGCAAGGATATCATTGTTACTTGATTCAAAGACTGGGAAAGTTGTGAAGAAAGCACCCCGCTGCATTCTTGCTAAGCAGAGTGCAGTTGTTGAG GTGATTTTGCAGGAAGCGGTTTGCGTGGAAGAGTTTTCGAAATGCAAAGTCCTTGGAAGGGTGTTTCTTAGGACATTAGGAAGAACGGTTGCTGTGGGCATCGTGACCCGAATAGTGGAGGAGCAGCAATAG